In a genomic window of Rhodobacter sp. 24-YEA-8:
- a CDS encoding LacI family DNA-binding transcriptional regulator encodes MAENSRMQGWKGPTVKEVARLSGLGPATVDRVLNNRPGVREKTRNRVVAALDKLSQENQGREEALDLRLFCESGTSFNAAMDAAADAVNRSLPGVRISGFYLTTREADPALFARQIEQGGCDSNGVIVVAREHPAINAALRKLGGQGVPVVCLTSDLPSSRRAAYVGNDQYAAGSVAAFLIGSRLSQSRASILIVSSVPFRCQKERVMGFRRVLRSEFPHLRVQEQVIANDDPETTHQQLISHFHDHGVPLAIYNVAGANRGIAWALEALGRDRDPVFVGHELTPHSRDLLGSGVMDFVISHDFTAELSQAALWIRDAARGVTVQPAASQILLHTKYNCAL; translated from the coding sequence ATGGCGGAAAATTCCCGCATGCAGGGCTGGAAAGGCCCGACGGTAAAAGAGGTTGCGCGGCTTTCCGGGCTTGGTCCCGCAACGGTAGACCGCGTGCTGAACAACCGGCCTGGGGTGCGGGAAAAGACCCGCAACCGGGTTGTGGCGGCACTGGACAAGCTCAGCCAGGAAAACCAGGGACGCGAAGAGGCGCTGGATCTGAGGCTGTTTTGCGAATCCGGCACAAGCTTCAACGCCGCGATGGATGCGGCCGCCGATGCGGTGAACCGCTCGCTTCCCGGTGTGCGGATCAGCGGCTTTTATCTGACCACCCGCGAGGCCGATCCGGCGCTTTTCGCCCGCCAGATCGAACAGGGCGGCTGCGACAGCAATGGGGTGATAGTAGTCGCCCGCGAACATCCCGCGATTAATGCGGCGCTGCGCAAACTGGGCGGCCAGGGCGTGCCGGTGGTCTGCCTGACCAGCGATCTGCCCAGTTCGCGCCGCGCCGCCTATGTGGGCAATGACCAATATGCCGCCGGCAGCGTGGCGGCTTTTCTGATCGGAAGCCGCCTCTCGCAAAGCCGCGCCAGTATCCTCATCGTCTCAAGCGTGCCGTTTCGCTGTCAGAAAGAACGCGTGATGGGGTTTCGTCGCGTGTTGCGCAGCGAATTCCCGCATCTGCGCGTGCAGGAACAGGTGATCGCCAATGATGACCCCGAGACCACGCATCAGCAGCTGATCAGCCATTTCCACGATCATGGTGTGCCATTGGCGATCTATAATGTCGCCGGCGCCAATCGCGGCATCGCCTGGGCGCTGGAGGCGCTTGGCCGCGACCGTGATCCGGTTTTTGTCGGTCATGAGCTGACGCCGCATTCCCGCGACCTGCTCGGCAGCGGCGTGATGGATTTCGTGATCTCGCATGATTTCACCGCCGAGCTTTCCCAGGCCGCGCTCTGGATCCGCGATGCGGCGCGCGGCGTCACGGTGCAGCCAGCGGCCTCGCAGATCCTGCTGCACACGAAGTATAATTGTGCGCTATAG
- a CDS encoding SURF1 family protein, translating into MTVRRSGAAGIVALVLAALVFAGLIGLGVWQVQRLAWKTDLIARTEARLMAKPVAPPRAADFAAIGAPEYMRLALTGQYLEVPSTLVQALTVQGRGFWVMSPFISYDGQFILINRGFIPEAARDMLPAPPRGEQRLTGLLRLSQPDGAFLRSNDPAAGRWFSRDVGAIAASLGLPQVAPWFLDLGQPGEAVAPGTLPVPGLTVVQFRNSHLGYAATWFALAGIWAFGLFMLWRPERKAAL; encoded by the coding sequence GTGACGGTCCGGCGCAGCGGCGCGGCGGGTATCGTTGCGCTGGTGCTGGCTGCGCTGGTCTTTGCCGGGCTGATCGGGCTGGGCGTCTGGCAGGTCCAGCGCCTGGCCTGGAAGACCGACCTGATTGCCCGGACCGAAGCACGGCTGATGGCAAAGCCGGTGGCGCCGCCCAGGGCCGCGGATTTCGCGGCGATCGGGGCGCCGGAATATATGCGCCTCGCGCTGACGGGCCAGTATCTCGAAGTGCCCTCGACCCTCGTACAGGCGCTCACGGTACAGGGGCGCGGCTTTTGGGTCATGAGCCCTTTCATCAGCTATGACGGCCAGTTCATCCTGATCAATCGCGGCTTTATTCCCGAAGCCGCCCGCGACATGCTGCCCGCCCCACCCCGGGGCGAACAGCGCCTCACCGGGCTTTTGCGGCTGAGCCAGCCTGATGGCGCTTTCCTGCGGTCAAACGACCCGGCGGCGGGGCGTTGGTTCTCGCGCGATGTCGGGGCCATTGCGGCCTCTTTGGGGCTGCCGCAGGTGGCGCCCTGGTTCCTCGATCTGGGGCAGCCGGGCGAGGCGGTGGCGCCGGGCACGCTGCCGGTGCCGGGGCTGACGGTGGTACAGTTCCGAAACAGCCATCTCGGCTATGCAGCGACCTGGTTCGCGCTGGCGGGGATATGGGCGTTTGGCCTGTTCATGCTGTGGCGACCAGAGCGCAAAGCGGCGCTATAG
- the cyoD gene encoding cytochrome o ubiquinol oxidase subunit IV, whose protein sequence is MGAHHDTHGQGGGQDHGHGSHASYIKGFILSVILTAIPFAVVMTGGFESRLATIALIVGFAVVQIIVHMIYFLHMTTKHEEGWTMMSTIFTLIVVVIMLAGSIWVMYHMNTNMMPQMNHEALQGFGS, encoded by the coding sequence ATGGGCGCGCATCACGACACGCATGGTCAGGGCGGTGGCCAGGATCACGGGCATGGCAGCCATGCCAGCTATATCAAGGGCTTTATCCTGTCGGTCATCCTGACTGCGATCCCTTTTGCGGTGGTCATGACCGGTGGCTTTGAGAGCCGGCTTGCGACCATCGCGCTGATCGTGGGCTTCGCGGTGGTCCAGATCATCGTCCATATGATCTATTTCCTGCATATGACCACAAAGCACGAGGAAGGATGGACCATGATGTCCACCATCTTCACGCTGATTGTGGTGGTGATCATGCTCGCGGGCTCGATCTGGGTCATGTATCATATGAACACCAATATGATGCCGCAGATGAACCACGAGGCCTTGCAGGGTTTCGGGTCGTGA
- the cyoC gene encoding cytochrome o ubiquinol oxidase subunit III produces MSVFSPANPAAIYAQNNPEAVAKYWDQSEHHPEEGASTPLGFWVYLMSDCLMFAVLFAVYGVLGTSYAAGPGPKALFDLNLVAINTAMLLFSSITFGFAMLAMYAGQKGRMLGWLFVTLLFGLAFLGIEIYEFYHLLHEGAGPGRSAFLSSFFALVGTHGLHVTFGSIWLVTMMVQLSVKGITGPNIRRMSCLSMFWHFLDVIWIGVFTFVYLLGMI; encoded by the coding sequence ATGAGCGTCTTTTCACCCGCCAACCCCGCCGCGATTTATGCGCAGAACAACCCTGAGGCGGTCGCGAAATACTGGGACCAGTCCGAGCATCACCCGGAAGAGGGGGCATCGACCCCGCTCGGATTCTGGGTCTATCTGATGTCCGACTGTCTGATGTTCGCGGTGCTTTTCGCGGTTTATGGGGTGCTTGGCACCTCTTATGCCGCAGGCCCGGGGCCGAAGGCGCTGTTTGATCTGAACCTTGTCGCGATCAACACGGCGATGCTACTCTTTTCGTCGATCACCTTCGGCTTTGCGATGCTTGCGATGTATGCCGGGCAGAAGGGGCGGATGCTGGGCTGGCTTTTTGTCACGCTGCTTTTCGGCCTCGCCTTCCTCGGGATCGAGATTTACGAGTTTTACCACCTGCTCCATGAGGGCGCCGGTCCCGGCCGCTCTGCTTTCCTGTCGTCGTTCTTTGCACTGGTTGGTACCCATGGGCTGCACGTCACCTTCGGATCAATCTGGCTGGTGACCATGATGGTGCAGCTGTCGGTCAAAGGCATCACCGGGCCGAACATCCGTCGGATGAGCTGCCTGTCGATGTTCTGGCACTTCCTTGACGTCATCTGGATCGGCGTTTTCACCTTTGTCTATCTGCTGGGGATGATCTGA
- the cyoB gene encoding cytochrome o ubiquinol oxidase subunit I encodes MADAPGAQPTTFLLGRLNWEAIPKDPIIWVTFAGVVLGGLVMLAALTKFRLWGYLWKEWFTSVDHKKIGIMYIILALIMFVRGFADALMMRLQQVWAFGGSEGYLNSHHYDQVFTAHGVIMIFFVAMPFITGLMNYLVPLQIGARDVSFPFLNNFSFWMTVGGAVITMASLFIGEFAQTGWLAFPPLSGLQSSPYVGVDYYIWGLQVAGVGTTLSGINLLITILKMRAPGMTLMRMPIFTWTSLCANILIVASFPILTMTLILLTLDRYLGTAFFTNEAGGNAMMYVNLIWIWGHPEVYILILPLFGVFSEVTSTFSGKRLFGYSSMVYATICITILSYLVWLHHFFTMGSGASVNSFFGITTMIISIPTGAKLFNWLFTMYKGRIRYELPMMWTIAFMLTFTVGGMTGVLLAVPPADFVLHNSLFLVAHFHNVIIGGVLFGLFAAINFWWPKAFGYKLNVFWGKVSFWFWVVGFWMAFMPLYVLGLMGVTRRLRVFDDPGYQIWFGVAAFGAVLIAIGIAAMFVQMGVSIWKRNDPAMRDETGDPWDGRTLEWATSSPPPDYNFAYTPISHGLDTWWDMKREGAARPTGKYHAIHMPKNTGMGVILSAIATVFGMAMIWYIWWLAVLSFAGLIAVAIWHTFNYNRDFYIPVSEIEAKEAARTKQLQAAAGV; translated from the coding sequence ATGGCAGATGCGCCGGGCGCTCAGCCCACAACCTTTCTTTTGGGTCGCCTGAACTGGGAGGCCATTCCGAAAGACCCGATCATCTGGGTCACCTTTGCCGGTGTCGTTCTGGGTGGCCTGGTCATGCTGGCCGCGCTGACAAAGTTCAGGCTCTGGGGCTATCTCTGGAAAGAGTGGTTCACGAGCGTCGATCACAAAAAGATCGGCATCATGTATATCATTCTCGCGCTGATCATGTTCGTGCGCGGCTTTGCCGATGCACTGATGATGCGGCTGCAACAGGTCTGGGCCTTTGGCGGTTCCGAGGGCTATCTGAACTCGCACCATTATGATCAGGTCTTCACCGCCCATGGCGTGATCATGATCTTCTTCGTAGCGATGCCCTTCATCACCGGGCTGATGAACTACCTTGTGCCGCTGCAGATCGGGGCGAGGGACGTATCCTTCCCCTTCCTGAACAATTTCTCGTTCTGGATGACGGTGGGCGGCGCGGTGATCACTATGGCATCCCTGTTCATCGGGGAATTTGCACAGACCGGCTGGCTTGCCTTCCCGCCACTGTCGGGGTTGCAATCAAGCCCCTATGTCGGCGTTGATTATTACATCTGGGGTCTGCAGGTCGCGGGCGTGGGGACCACGCTGTCGGGTATCAACCTTCTGATCACGATCCTGAAAATGCGCGCGCCCGGCATGACGCTGATGCGGATGCCGATTTTCACCTGGACCTCGCTTTGCGCCAATATCCTGATCGTGGCCTCTTTCCCGATCCTGACCATGACGCTGATCCTTTTGACGCTGGACCGCTATCTCGGCACTGCCTTCTTCACCAATGAAGCGGGCGGCAATGCGATGATGTATGTCAACCTGATCTGGATCTGGGGCCATCCCGAGGTCTATATCCTGATCCTGCCGCTGTTCGGTGTGTTCTCGGAAGTCACCTCGACCTTCTCCGGAAAGCGGCTCTTCGGCTACAGCTCGATGGTCTATGCCACGATCTGTATCACGATCCTGTCCTACCTTGTCTGGCTGCACCACTTCTTCACGATGGGGTCCGGGGCGAGCGTCAACTCCTTCTTCGGGATCACCACGATGATCATCTCGATCCCGACCGGGGCCAAGCTCTTCAACTGGCTCTTCACCATGTATAAGGGCCGCATCCGGTATGAGCTTCCGATGATGTGGACCATCGCCTTCATGCTGACCTTCACGGTGGGGGGCATGACCGGCGTGCTGCTTGCCGTGCCGCCGGCGGATTTCGTGCTGCACAACTCGCTTTTCCTGGTGGCGCATTTCCACAATGTGATCATCGGCGGCGTGCTGTTCGGCCTGTTTGCCGCGATCAACTTCTGGTGGCCCAAGGCCTTTGGCTACAAGCTGAACGTCTTCTGGGGCAAGGTCTCGTTCTGGTTCTGGGTTGTGGGCTTCTGGATGGCCTTCATGCCGCTTTATGTGCTGGGGCTGATGGGTGTCACCCGCCGTCTGCGCGTGTTCGATGATCCAGGCTATCAGATCTGGTTCGGCGTTGCGGCCTTTGGCGCGGTGCTGATTGCCATCGGGATCGCGGCGATGTTCGTGCAGATGGGCGTCTCGATCTGGAAGCGCAACGACCCTGCGATGCGCGACGAGACCGGCGATCCCTGGGACGGGCGGACGCTGGAATGGGCGACCTCTTCGCCGCCCCCGGATTACAACTTCGCCTATACGCCGATAAGCCATGGTCTCGACACCTGGTGGGATATGAAACGCGAAGGCGCGGCGCGCCCGACCGGCAAGTATCACGCAATTCACATGCCGAAAAATACCGGCATGGGGGTGATCCTGTCTGCGATTGCGACCGTCTTCGGCATGGCGATGATCTGGTATATCTGGTGGCTCGCGGTGCTGTCTTTCGCAGGCCTGATCGCGGTCGCGATCTGGCATACCTTCAACTACAACCGCGACTTCTATATCCCGGTCTCTGAGATCGAGGCGAAAGAGGCCGCGCGCACCAAACAGCTGCAAGCAGCGGCGGGGGTCTGA